The DNA sequence GCGCAGGACGGCCGTCCGCACGGCGGCTTCTACACGGGCGACGACCTGCGCGAAATCGTGGCTTACGCGTCCGAGCGCGCGATCACGGTGGTGCCGGAGATCGACATCCCGGGCCACGCGCGCGCGGCGCTGGCGGCCTACCCTTCACTGGGCACTGAGGAGTCCTACGAGATCTGGACCGCCTGGGGCATCAGCACTTCGCTGCTTTCGCCGACGAAGTCCACATTGGACTTCTTCCGCCGGGTGTTCGACCATCTGCTGGAGATCTTCCCGTCGCGGGTGATCGCCCTGGGCGGCGACGAGACGCCGGGAGCGACCGGCGAGCACCGCGAGTTCGTCCGGCTGCTGGCCGAGCACCTGGTGTCCCGCGGCCGGACGCCGATGGGCTGGGACGAGGTCCTCGACATCGGCGGCCTGCCCCCGATGGTGATCGGCTCCTGGCAGAACGAGACCGCCGGCCAGCAGGCCGCCGCGGCCGGGCACGACGTCGTGATGTGCCCCGAGCAGCACGTGTACCTGGACCACCGCCAGTCGCCGCACCCGGACGAGCCGATCCCGGTCGGCGAGGTGCACACCCTGGAGGACGTCTACGCGTACGAGCCGGCGTTGACCGGTCCGCGGCTGCGGGGTGTGCAGGCCCAGGTGTGGAGCGAGCACTTGGACAGCGTGCGGCGGGTGGACTACATGGCTTTCCCGCGGCTGTCGGCTTTTGCGGAGGTGGCGTGGAGCAGCGGGCCCCGGGACTATGCCGAGTTCCTGCCTCGGCTGCGGGACCACCACCTGCCGCGGCTGGACGCGCTCGGTGTGGAGTACCGGCCGTTGGACGGGCCACTGCCGTGGCAGACCCGGCCGGGGGTGCCGGGCCGGCCGCGCTGACGGTTTACAGCCGATACTCCGGCAGTACCCACTCGGTGAGCAGGTCGGCCGCGTCGGCCACGGCGTCCTCGTCTTTCTCCCGGCCTTCGGCGCGCAAGAAGAGGATCGTGTAGAGAAGCTCCTGGTACAGGTCTTCGCGTTTCACGCCGCGCTCGAGCTGCTCGACGAGGAGCGGCCTGATCTCGAGAACGTCCAGACCGGCTTCCACGGAAGCGATCAGCCTGGCGCGGAACTCGCCGCCATCCATCATCCGGTTGCCGCCCTCTCCTCGGGACTCCCGGGGTGATCGCTCCACCGGCGCGGGTTCCTGCCCTCCCAGAGCAGCCCCCACCCTCTCGGGGGGGGCGTCCCCGGTCCAGTCTATCGGCGGGTGCCGACGGAACCGGCCGAAAGCCGGTCTGCGGGCCGAGTTGTCCACATTCCGAACCGTCTGTGGATGACTCGGCTCACGGCAGCAGCGTCACCGTCACCGAGCGGGTCGGGCCCACGTTGCCCGCCGCGTCGATCGAGCGGTACTCGATGCGGTGGTGGCCGTAACCCGGCGTGCGGGACGAGAACGGCGAGACCGTCAGGCCGCCCGGGCCGAGGTTGCCGTACGCCAGGCCGTCGATCTCCGTGCCGCGCGGGGTGAACAGGTACGGCGCGTTCGGGTCCGTCGGCCAGCCGAAGTACTTGTGCCAGCCGTCGCCGTCCACGCGGAACTCCGGCATTCCGTCGGACGATGTCAGGCGCATCGTGAACGAACCGTGGTACTCGCGCCCGGGCGGCAGCTCGGCCGTCGTCGTCGGGCCCGACGCGTCCACCGCCCAGGTCAGCGTCGTGCCGCCGGTGGTCGCCGTGAGCGTGTGCGCGCCGGATGCCGAGTGCAGCGCGAAGTCCGGGCCGCTGCCGGCCGGGCGGCCGTCGAGCTTCCACGACACCGGCGGGATCGAGCCGGTCGGCTCGCCCGTCTCGACGTAGACGACGTCGTGCCCGCCGACCGGCAGCGAGGTCGGCGTCGACCCCACGACCGCGGGGCCGCCGGAAGGCGCGGTGGTCACCGACGTGTCGACCGTCCACGTACGGGTCGCCGTGGGCCGGGCCGCCGGGTCGCGGACGAACGACGTCGGGTCGGTCACCTTCGCCGTCAGCGTGTGCCGTCCCGGCGCTACGTGGGCCTGCCGCAGGTCGAGCGCGTCGGAACCGCGCACCGGACGGCCGTCGAGGGTCCAGGTGACGTCGAGGCGGTGGTCGACCGGGTGCATCGTGCGGACCCACACGACGCGGTCGGCGCCGATCGTGCCCGCCGGGGTCCCGTCGCCGAGCAGCGGCACCTTCGCGGAGATCCGCTGGGTCATCCGTTCGCGGCCGACCTGGTCGTAGGCGTAACCGAGGGTCTTCATCATCGAGTGCGCGCTGGGCCGCCAGACGCCGGTCTGCGTGTAGAGCCCGCCTTCGTAACGCCCGATCGTGCCGCCGGACGCGCTGGGTTCGCCGAGCCACCGATACCACTTCGCGTGCTGGTCGCGCATCTGCCGCTCGGTCAGCGTGGTGTGGTGGATCGACGCGGGCTCGCCGCCTTCGTACGCCCCGCCCGGAACATTGCGCGCGTAGTAGTCGTACTCGTCGTCCAGTCCGCCGAGCGAGTGGCCGAGTTCGTGCGGGGAGATCAGCGCCGACAGCGCGTTCCCGCCGGACGCCGTCGCGTACGTGCCACCCGCGCCGCCGTAGGTTTCGCTGTTGCCCAGCGCGAGGATCTGCCGGTTGGCCTTGGTCGTGCCGGGCACGAGGTCGGCGTACCGCTGGGCGGCCGCGTCGTCGACGGTCAGCAGCCGCTGCACGCTCCCGGCGTCACAACCACCCCAGAACCCCATGTTCAGCGGCGTGTTCCGCTGCGGCGCGTCCAGCCCCGGGTCACAGTCCACACCGGACTCGGGCGAGGCGATGGACACGGCGTAGACGTTGAAGTAGCTGCGGTAGGACTTGAACGGCTCGAGCGACCAGAGCGTGTTCATGTGCCGCGCGACGTCCGCGTGGAACTTCGGCTGCTCGGCGGCCGTGTAACCGTCGCCGAGGACGACGAGGTTGAACCGCTGCGCGACCGGCCCGGTCACCTGGACTTCGGTGACGGTGCCCGCGGGTTCGTCGGCGCGCGCCGGGGTGGCGACCCCCACCAGCAGCAGCACCACCGCGACGAGACCGGCCCAGTTCCGCATGCGGCTTTCCCCTTCATCGGCAGGTTGCCGTTGTACCGCAATGCTTTCCCCACCGGAACCCCCGGAAGTCGGGCAGCGTTACAGGGCGTTATACGGGGAGCCACGATCCGTCGAGAGGGACGCCGGCGGCCGCGGCGATCCGCGCGCGGGAGCGCAGCGTGCGTTCCCGCAGCTCGTCGAGGTCGACGCCGACCAGCACACCACCGCGTTTGACGACTTCGCCGGCGACGAGCACCGTGTCGACGAGTCCCGGATGTCCGGCGGACAGGATCGCGCCGACCGGGTGGTTGACCGGGAACAGCGTCAGGTCGTCGGCGCGCAGCAGCACGAGGTCGGCCTGTTTGCCCGGGGTGATGCTGCCGATCCGGTCGCCGAGCCCGAGGGCGCGGGCGCCGTCGAGGGTGGCGAATTCGAGCACGTCGCGGGCGGTCAGCGACGGCGGCCTGCCCTGGGCCGTGTCGAGTCCGCGCTGCACGCCGAGCGCGGTGCGCATGGTCGAGAACATGTCGCCGCCGGCCGACAGGCAGTCGTCGACGGACAGCGTCGGCCGGATGCCCGCGGCGAGCATCCGGCCGGTTTCCGGCCAGCCGAAGCCCATCTTCAGTTCGACGTCGGGGCTGATCGACACCGAACAGCCCGCGTCGGCCAGCATCGCCAGCTCGTCGTCGTCGAGGCCGTTGCCGTGCACGATCGTCGTCCGGTCGTCGAGCAACCCGTGCTCCCCCATGGCGGCGACCGGCCGGCGGCCGGCACGGACGTGGGCGTGCACGCTGACCCGGAGCCCGAGATCGCGGGCCGCGGCGACGTCGGCGGCGGTGTTCTCGATGCTGGTCCGCTGCGGGCCGCGCAGACCCGCCGCCATCGTCACCAGAGCGTCGTCACCGGGGACCCGGTCGCGCATCCGGGCGAGTTCGGCGGCGACCGGGCCGTCCGCGGCAACACCCGCGCCGTAACAGAAAACACTGCGTCCGGGCGTCCGACCGAGCGCGTCGAGGGCCGCGTCGCCGTGCGCGGGGGTGTCGGTGCAGTGGCACCAGTCCAGCAGGGTGGTGACGCCCGAGTGCAGCGCTTCCAGGCGGCCGAGCCGGGTACCGACGTACACGTCCTCCGGCCGGTGGAGCGGCCGCAGCACGCCGTGCGTCGCCCGGCCGTACTCGGCGAACGTCCAGTCCGCGCCGAGCCCGCGGAACACCGCCTGCCAGGTGTGCCGGTGGGTGTCGACAAAACCGGGCAGCACCAGCATTCCCGTCGCGTCGAGGATGTCCGCGTCCGGCGCGTCGAGGCGCTCGCCGACGGCGCGGATCCGGCCGTCCTCGACGAGCACGTCGCCGCGCGGCAGATCACCGATCGCCCGGTCGACGCTGAGCACCGTGCCGCCGCGCACCAGAGTTCCCATGGTTCCCTCTTCCGTTAGTTGACGCGTCAACTGTAGGACGCACGCAGTTGACGCGTCAACTTTCGGGTACGCTCCGGTCATGACCGAGTCGCTGGCCCCCGACGAGTGGGAGTTCTGGCACGCCTGGACGCAGGCCCAGCGCCTGCTCGCCCGCGAGCTCGACCGCGGCCTGCAACGCGACTCCGGCATTTCGAAGGCCGAGTTCAGCGTGCTGATGACCCTGCACCGCGCTCCCGGCCACGAGCTGCGCGTCAGCGAACTCGGCGCGTCCCTCGACTGGGAGAAGAGCCGCGTGTCGCACCAGCTGACCCGGATGGAGCACCGCGGTTTCGTGGCGCGGACGGAGTCCGGGACCGGCGGCCGCCGCACGCGGGTCGGGCTGACCGCCGAAGGCGACCGCGCCGCGCGGGCCGCCGTCGCCGGGCACGCCGGCAACATCCGCCGCTACTTCCTCGACACCCTCACGCCCGAGCAGGCCACCGCCATCCGGGCCTGGAGTGAGCAATTGGCCGGCCACCTGGAGCCGTGACGCCCGCGCCGCGCCGTCGTCACGCGCGGGTCAGGCGGTACCAGACCTCGGGCCGGCCGACCTGGCCGTAGCGCGGCTCGCGGTGCGCCATCCCGTTGTCCGCCAGGTACTCCAGGTACCGGCGGGCCGTGACGCGGGACGCGCCGATCGCCGCGGCCGCCGCACCGGCGGACAGGCCTTCCGCCGCGCCGCCCAAGGCGTCGGTGATCGCCTCCAGGGTCCGGACGCTCATGCCTTTCGGCAGCGGTGGCTGCTCGGTCGTGCGCAGGGTTCCCAGGGCGCGGTCGATCTCGGCCTGGCCGGAGACCTCGCCGGACGCGTCGCGGAATTCGGTGTAGCGCTCCAGTTTTTCGCGCAGGGTGGCGAAAGTGAACGGCTTGAGCAGGTACTGCACCACACCGACCGACACGGCGGCCTTCACCAGGCCGAGGTCGCGCGCCGACGTCACGGCGATGACGTCGATCGGCAGCCCGGCCGCGCGCAGCGAGCGGCAGACCGCGAGGCCGTGGGTGTCCGGGAGGTAGAAGTCCAGCAGTACCAGGTCGACCGGCTCGCGTTCGCAGAACCGCAGCGCGTCGCCGCCGGAATGGACCACGCCCGCCACGGAAAACCCGGAGAGCCGTTCGACGTAGACGCGGTGCGCCTCGGCGGCCACCGGTTCGTCCTCCACCACCAGTACCCGGATCACCGGTCCGCCTCCTGCCGCGGGAGCCGCACGGTGAACACCGCGCCGCCGTCCCGCCCGACCTCGACCGTACCGCCGTAGCGGCGCACCGCCTGCCCGACGAGCGCCAGCCCGAGCCCGTGACCCTCCCCCGCCTTCGTCGACCAGCCGCGGCGGAAGACGTCGGCGTCGTCGGGGACGCCCGGTCCGGTGTCGGCGACGCGCAGCAGCAGTTCGTCCACGTCGGACCGGGCGGTGACGACCACCGCGGGCCGGCCGGAGCCGTGGCCCGCGGCGTCGATGCCGTTGTCGATCAGGTTGCCGAGGATGGTGACGAGGTCGCGCGCGGCGACACCGTGGGTCGCGTCGTCGATCATCGTGTCCGGCGTGATCGTCAGCTCCACCCCGCGTTCGCTCGCCTCGGCCGCCTTGCCCAGCAACAGCGCGGCGAGCACCGGTTCGGCGACGGCGCCGACGACGCGGTCGGTCAGTTCCTGCGCGAGGGCGAGCTCGGCCGTCGCGAACTCGACGGCCTGCTCGGGTTTGCCGATCTCCACCAAGGAAACCACGGTGTGCAACCGGTTCGCGGCCTCGTGCGCCTGCGACCGCAACGCCTCCGCGAGACCGCGGGCGGTGGTCAGCTCCCCGGTCAGCGTCTGCAGTTCGGTGTGGTCGCGCAGGACCACGACGGTGCCCTGCGCCCGGCCGCCCGCGCGGACGGCGGTCGTGCTGACCAGCAGCACCCGCGCGTCGGTCAGGTGCAGTTCCTCGGCGCGGGTTTCGGCCGAGCCGAAGGCCGTCACCAGTTCGCCGGGCAGGCCCAGCGCGGTCAGCTCCCGGCCGGCCGGATCGGCGTCGAGTCCGAGCAGGACACGCGCGCCGTCGTTGCACAGCCCGATCCGCCCGTCGCGCCCCACCAGCAGCACGCCTTCGCGGACCGAATGCAACACGGCTTCGTGGTACTCGAACAGGTTGCTCAGCTCGCCGGGCGCGATCCCGCGCGTCTGGCGTCGCAGCCGGGCGCTGATCAGCCAGCCGCCGAGCGCGCCCACCAGCAACACCGCGCCCGCGACGCCGAACAGCGGCCAGAGCCGTTCGCGCAGCTCGGCCGAGATCGCCGCGACGGTGATCCCGACGGCGACCAGCGCGATCACCCGCTGCCCCGGGCCGAACACCGGCACCACCGTCCGGATCGACGGGCCGAGGGAGCCGGTGTAGGTCTCCGTGTACGGCTGCCCGCCCTGCGCTTGCGCGATGTTCCCGATGTAGTGCTGCCCGATCAAGGCCGGGTTCGGGTGGGTGAAGCGGATCCCGGCCGGGCTCATGATCGTGATGAAGTCGACGCCGGTGTCGGCCTGCACCTCCAGTGCGAACGGCTGCAGCGTGACGCTCGGGTCCGGCGTGTCCACCGCGGCGATGACGGACGGCGCGTCGGCCACCGTCGCGGCGACGGCGCGTACCTGGTCCTTGGCGTTCTGGTCGGTCGCCCGCGACGCGTCGAGGTAGGCGAACGTGATCCCGGCGCCGGCGAGCACGCAGAGCACCACCAGCTGCAGCACGAGCAGCTGGCGCGCCAGGCTCCAGCGGGACGACGTCGGGGACACCTCCTCATACCAGCACACCGGCGCCCGGGTGTCCGAACGGGACGGTGCGATCATCGCGCGAACTCAATGAACACAAGTGAGCCGGGTCACCTCGGTGGGCCTACAGTGTGCCGCAACCTGGAACACCCCTGAGCTGGAGGCAACGGTGCCGACCCCACCGACAACCGAGGAGACCCCGCGCAAGCGGGACAAGACCCACTACCTGTACCTGGCCGTGATCGTCGCGGTGGCACTCGGGATCCTGGTGGGTTTCCTGTTCCCCGGCTTCGCCAAGGGCCTCAAGCCCCTCGGTGACGGCTTCGTCAACCTGATCAAGATGATGATCACGCCGATCATCTTCTGCACCATCGTGATCGGCGTCGGCTCGGTCGCGAAGGCGGCCAAGGTCGGCAAGGTCGGTCTGATGGCCTTGTTCTACTTCATCATCATGTCGACCTTCGCCCTGGCGATCGGCCTGGTCGTCGGCAACATCCTGCACCCGGGCACCGGCCTGCACCTCAACCCGGCCGACGTGAAGAGCGTCCAGAAGTCCGCCACCGGCGCCGAAGGCCCGGTCGACTTCCTGCTCGGCATCATCCCGAAGACGTTCGTCTCGGCCTTCACCGACGGTGAGGTCCTGCAGGCGCTGCTGGTCGCGCTGTTCGTCGGGTTCGCGCTGCAGAAGCTGGGCCCGAAGGGCGCCCCGATCCTGCGCGGCATCGAGCACATCCAGCGTCTGGTGTTCCGCGTCCTGTCCATGATCATGTGGGCCGCCCCGATCGGCGCGTTCGGCGCCATCGCCGCGGTGGTCGGCGCGACCGGCTGGGCCGCGTTGAAGAGCCTCGCGGTGATCATGATCGGCTTCTACGCCACCTGCCTGATCTTCGTGTTCGTGATCCTCGGGATCGTGCTGTGGCTCGGTGCCCGCGTGTTCATCTGGAACCTGCTGCGCTACCTCGGGCGCGAGTTCCTGCTGATCCTCTCGACGTCGTCCTCGGAGTCGGCGCTGCCGCGGCTGATCGCGAAGATGGAGCACGTCGGCGTCAGCAAGTCGGTCGTCGGCATCACGGTGCCGACCGGGTACTCGTTCAACCTGGACGGCACCGCGATCTACCTGACCATGGCGACGCTGTTCATCGCCGCCGCACAGGACGAACCGCTGTCGATCGGTGAGCAGATCGGCCTGCTGGCCTTCATGATCATCGCTTCGAAGGGCGCGGCGGGCGTCAGCGGCTCGGGTATCGCGACGCTGGCTTCCGGCCTGCAGTCGCACCGGCCGGAGCTGGTCAACGGCGTCGGCTTCATCCTCGGCATCGACCGGTTCATGTCGGAGGCCCGCGCGCTGACGAACTTCGCCGGCAACGCCGTCGCGACCGTCCTCATCGGAAACTGGACGAAGGAGTTCGACCGGGAGA is a window from the Amycolatopsis sp. NBC_00355 genome containing:
- a CDS encoding beta-N-acetylhexosaminidase, yielding MSFDALLPRPVSVTPAAGSCPWPSSVDVRAGDLPAEGYRLEISPSGVVLSCADAAGEFYGRQTLRQLAGPDAFRAASLGGSLSIPCGVIEDQPRFGWRGCLLDVARHFRTKAEVLRFVDLLAAHKLNVLNLHLTDDQGWRFEVPAFPRLTSVGGWRPSSMAGSGGAQDGRPHGGFYTGDDLREIVAYASERAITVVPEIDIPGHARAALAAYPSLGTEESYEIWTAWGISTSLLSPTKSTLDFFRRVFDHLLEIFPSRVIALGGDETPGATGEHREFVRLLAEHLVSRGRTPMGWDEVLDIGGLPPMVIGSWQNETAGQQAAAAGHDVVMCPEQHVYLDHRQSPHPDEPIPVGEVHTLEDVYAYEPALTGPRLRGVQAQVWSEHLDSVRRVDYMAFPRLSAFAEVAWSSGPRDYAEFLPRLRDHHLPRLDALGVEYRPLDGPLPWQTRPGVPGRPR
- a CDS encoding response regulator; protein product: MIRVLVVEDEPVAAEAHRVYVERLSGFSVAGVVHSGGDALRFCEREPVDLVLLDFYLPDTHGLAVCRSLRAAGLPIDVIAVTSARDLGLVKAAVSVGVVQYLLKPFTFATLREKLERYTEFRDASGEVSGQAEIDRALGTLRTTEQPPLPKGMSVRTLEAITDALGGAAEGLSAGAAAAAIGASRVTARRYLEYLADNGMAHREPRYGQVGRPEVWYRLTRA
- a CDS encoding cation:dicarboxylate symporter family transporter, encoding MPTPPTTEETPRKRDKTHYLYLAVIVAVALGILVGFLFPGFAKGLKPLGDGFVNLIKMMITPIIFCTIVIGVGSVAKAAKVGKVGLMALFYFIIMSTFALAIGLVVGNILHPGTGLHLNPADVKSVQKSATGAEGPVDFLLGIIPKTFVSAFTDGEVLQALLVALFVGFALQKLGPKGAPILRGIEHIQRLVFRVLSMIMWAAPIGAFGAIAAVVGATGWAALKSLAVIMIGFYATCLIFVFVILGIVLWLGARVFIWNLLRYLGREFLLILSTSSSESALPRLIAKMEHVGVSKSVVGITVPTGYSFNLDGTAIYLTMATLFIAAAQDEPLSIGEQIGLLAFMIIASKGAAGVSGSGIATLASGLQSHRPELVNGVGFILGIDRFMSEARALTNFAGNAVATVLIGNWTKEFDREKAQRVFAGQEPFDEATMLDEHSHAAGTDDMDDAAKEPAR
- a CDS encoding MarR family winged helix-turn-helix transcriptional regulator; the encoded protein is MTESLAPDEWEFWHAWTQAQRLLARELDRGLQRDSGISKAEFSVLMTLHRAPGHELRVSELGASLDWEKSRVSHQLTRMEHRGFVARTESGTGGRRTRVGLTAEGDRAARAAVAGHAGNIRRYFLDTLTPEQATAIRAWSEQLAGHLEP
- a CDS encoding amidohydrolase family protein, whose amino-acid sequence is MGTLVRGGTVLSVDRAIGDLPRGDVLVEDGRIRAVGERLDAPDADILDATGMLVLPGFVDTHRHTWQAVFRGLGADWTFAEYGRATHGVLRPLHRPEDVYVGTRLGRLEALHSGVTTLLDWCHCTDTPAHGDAALDALGRTPGRSVFCYGAGVAADGPVAAELARMRDRVPGDDALVTMAAGLRGPQRTSIENTAADVAAARDLGLRVSVHAHVRAGRRPVAAMGEHGLLDDRTTIVHGNGLDDDELAMLADAGCSVSISPDVELKMGFGWPETGRMLAAGIRPTLSVDDCLSAGGDMFSTMRTALGVQRGLDTAQGRPPSLTARDVLEFATLDGARALGLGDRIGSITPGKQADLVLLRADDLTLFPVNHPVGAILSAGHPGLVDTVLVAGEVVKRGGVLVGVDLDELRERTLRSRARIAAAAGVPLDGSWLPV
- a CDS encoding sensor histidine kinase, coding for MIAPSRSDTRAPVCWYEEVSPTSSRWSLARQLLVLQLVVLCVLAGAGITFAYLDASRATDQNAKDQVRAVAATVADAPSVIAAVDTPDPSVTLQPFALEVQADTGVDFITIMSPAGIRFTHPNPALIGQHYIGNIAQAQGGQPYTETYTGSLGPSIRTVVPVFGPGQRVIALVAVGITVAAISAELRERLWPLFGVAGAVLLVGALGGWLISARLRRQTRGIAPGELSNLFEYHEAVLHSVREGVLLVGRDGRIGLCNDGARVLLGLDADPAGRELTALGLPGELVTAFGSAETRAEELHLTDARVLLVSTTAVRAGGRAQGTVVVLRDHTELQTLTGELTTARGLAEALRSQAHEAANRLHTVVSLVEIGKPEQAVEFATAELALAQELTDRVVGAVAEPVLAALLLGKAAEASERGVELTITPDTMIDDATHGVAARDLVTILGNLIDNGIDAAGHGSGRPAVVVTARSDVDELLLRVADTGPGVPDDADVFRRGWSTKAGEGHGLGLALVGQAVRRYGGTVEVGRDGGAVFTVRLPRQEADR
- a CDS encoding M64 family metallopeptidase is translated as MRNWAGLVAVVLLLVGVATPARADEPAGTVTEVQVTGPVAQRFNLVVLGDGYTAAEQPKFHADVARHMNTLWSLEPFKSYRSYFNVYAVSIASPESGVDCDPGLDAPQRNTPLNMGFWGGCDAGSVQRLLTVDDAAAQRYADLVPGTTKANRQILALGNSETYGGAGGTYATASGGNALSALISPHELGHSLGGLDDEYDYYARNVPGGAYEGGEPASIHHTTLTERQMRDQHAKWYRWLGEPSASGGTIGRYEGGLYTQTGVWRPSAHSMMKTLGYAYDQVGRERMTQRISAKVPLLGDGTPAGTIGADRVVWVRTMHPVDHRLDVTWTLDGRPVRGSDALDLRQAHVAPGRHTLTAKVTDPTSFVRDPAARPTATRTWTVDTSVTTAPSGGPAVVGSTPTSLPVGGHDVVYVETGEPTGSIPPVSWKLDGRPAGSGPDFALHSASGAHTLTATTGGTTLTWAVDASGPTTTAELPPGREYHGSFTMRLTSSDGMPEFRVDGDGWHKYFGWPTDPNAPYLFTPRGTEIDGLAYGNLGPGGLTVSPFSSRTPGYGHHRIEYRSIDAAGNVGPTRSVTVTLLP